The DNA window AAGGAAACAACAGCAAGGCTTCAAGATTATTGTACAGCACAAGACCCCATGTGTTCAAACCAATTGTCATAACTACATGTTTAATGTAAACAAAATCTATCGACATGCTCACCAAATAAGCTAATGCCCAGCTATAAGCCACTAAAGTGAACTGATAATCTGTTATGACATAAAGCACACTGCCACCAAATATTGTCGCAAGGGATAACCACGTCTTCAGCGAAGGCCAAGGCTGGTGCAAGTAGAGGGTTTCACCAATGGCAACAAATATGGGGACGACCGAGCGAAAAACAATGAATGTGTCGACATTAGCATGTAGGAGGAGTTCACTGTTTGTGAAGAGggacaaataaaatataaatgcaGCAGGCAAAAAGCGCCACATTGTAAGAAGATCGAGCTTATCGTGTTCTATTAACTTAAGCCAGCCACAAATCAATACTCCAGCAGCACTGGTTAAGTATTGCAGTGCTGTTAGAGCTCCCGGGTAAGGAAATTTCATGACAGCCCATTTATTTATTATGGATAACAACGAAGCAGATATACAATAACCCGCAGCAATTCCATAAACCGATACTTGCTGCAGCAAGCTGGAATACCAGGTGGATAGCGTTCCGGGAGGAACTGATCGCGCAACCGAAGTGTTTCCGTCTTCAGGATTTTCCACATCATTGGACATTTAATCTGAAAATGTAGAGAAAGAAAAGCGCTCCTAATTAGCTACGAGCTTGAAATTTGTCAACGATTACCCCAAAATTATACATCAGCAGAGTTTGTTAAGAATCATCATAAACTGAGTTCTGATGCAATTCAATCCGATATTTCTTTCCAATTCAGTTCATTTCCATTCAATCTGATCAAGTTTTATCCATTACAGACAATAGATATAACAAAACAGCGAGACTTCACAATTCAAGAAGAAAATGTACCTTCAAAAAAATAGAACTGAATGTCGTGTCACGCACAGCCGCACGTCGATGCCTCTGTCACCGGAAAGTGTAGATTCGGACGTTGGATATTCCAGTCAGGTGGTGCGCCAAGGTTTTTGGGTAATCTGCTGGATCTGGTGGTTTACTCACAATTTACCGTCTCAACTATACCTATATTTGCCTTTACCCCCCTTGCACCCTTAATTTCTCAATCTGATCCTCCAGTTAAGTTATATATCGCTTTACCCCAAAATAGCAAAGTGCAAACCCGTGTTAATTCGCTGTCTCACACTATTAAGTATTAATTTAAACTAGTTATTCTGCACATgcgcaattttttttatcattatcgattgactaaagtgaaatttgaaaaattatggagataataaattgatatttgaatggttgaaataaaaaaaaatgtatgttgaaatttaaaaaacaaaaacaaaaagcaaaagtgtaatattagtatcatataagggtaaaattgaaaaaaaaaattggtgttCTCTCTAGTTAGTTATTATCATgtcctcacacttaataatatagtatagatattTCCGTTACGTTATATTTTTTAGTCTCATAGTTGTTAAAGCATATATAAGATGGATTGAATTTAAAATACCTAATTTAAATAACTACAAAATTTGAGTTttacatttaatttattaataattttgagTTTATTATATGACAAATCTTTTCtatgaatttataaatatatattatattaaatatattcaaTCAATCAagttatttttttacaaaatatttttattacctACACTACATGACAACGAGAAGAGTGTGAGATACCAACTGGGCTAAATACCAGTATCGTCATAAGTATAACTGGATAAAGTAATCTGATTTTTTAAAAGGATGTCTGAGTTGATGGAGTAGGTGAATGTTTGATCATGATTATGAGTTTGATTATCTCTACCAATACTTTTTCAGATGAACACATGACTTATTCAATAGACTTTCCTGggttaaaatgatttataattatatttttttatataattcgAATTAactttgaaggaaaaaaatatatataatcaaataaTATCTCATCTTTCATATTAAACGGTAGCTACGAGGATAAATTAGCATGAGCTATATAATTCTAGGGGTTGGATGTATTTTCGGGAAAGATGATCGATCTTGATAAAATAATATCTAGTAATCattaaataaagaaattgaattttttttaaaaaatgaatataAAGATGGCTGGGTATATAATATTTGCTTTTTGAATATTCAAAATGAACAATAAGCTATTGGTCTAACTAAAAAATTGTGTAGATTAAAAAATCTGAAAGTCCTAAAAAAGATCTCCGGTCACCATATTTCTTAAAGAACTGAAAATACCAATCTTACATTA is part of the Primulina tabacum isolate GXHZ01 chromosome 18, ASM2559414v2, whole genome shotgun sequence genome and encodes:
- the LOC142533778 gene encoding GDP-mannose transporter GONST3-like; translation: MSNDVENPEDGNTSVARSVPPGTLSTWYSSLLQQVSVYGIAAGYCISASLLSIINKWAVMKFPYPGALTALQYLTSAAGVLICGWLKLIEHDKLDLLTMWRFLPAAFIFYLSLFTNSELLLHANVDTFIVFRSVVPIFVAIGETLYLHQPWPSLKTWLSLATIFGGSVLYVITDYQFTLVAYSWALAYLVSMSIDFVYIKHVVMTIGLNTWGLVLYNNLEALLLFPLELLIMGELKKIEHEISDESEWHSFQVVLPVGLSCLFGLAISFFGFSCRRAISATGFTVLGIVNKLLTVVINLVIWDKHSTFVGTVGLLICMVGGILYQQSTSSKSKPAKEVITQESVEEHQKLLEMQNIPENSGDEKKVAEVGERKS